Proteins encoded by one window of Streptococcus sanguinis:
- a CDS encoding ABC transporter permease — translation MKKYIFMRILRSIVSIFLVTTLTYAIIYTMVPRRLIFKQDPNYNKIATNKDKKTNYENTIFERMGYIDYYDTKELQEKASKEDSSVTTEATEANEKIYQKYIDKLGNGWKLQKFPLSGEFYAVREVPVYERVFEFYANLIQIDHPNVIQDEENPNLERYIRFENDPSVGWSLVGSGTKHKYLLYFNGQFPFVHQNFITFNLGNSYPTYANIPVLQVITQGQGQTKSSEVQFPTGKKTSSVNIYSRTYKTPSKADSQDIAKFGKGDAYTATQSNYQNPSMITSSTIIGLIGVALSYLIAIPLGSYMARLKNTWFDSISTAGLTFMMSLPTIALVYIVRLAGSAVGLPDSFPILGAGDWRSYVLPAVILGLLSAPWTAVWIRRYMIDLQSQDFVRFARAKGLSEKEISNKHIFKNAMVPLVSSIPASIVGVIAGATLTETVFAFPGMGKMLIDSVKASNNSMVVGLVFIFTCLSIFALLLGDILMTVLDPRIKLTSKGGK, via the coding sequence ATGAAAAAATATATTTTTATGCGTATCTTACGCTCAATTGTGTCGATTTTCTTGGTGACGACCCTGACTTATGCCATTATCTATACTATGGTGCCAAGAAGGTTGATTTTCAAGCAGGATCCTAACTATAATAAGATAGCGACCAATAAAGATAAAAAGACTAACTATGAAAACACCATCTTTGAGCGGATGGGTTACATTGACTATTATGATACTAAGGAGCTGCAGGAGAAAGCCAGTAAGGAAGATTCTTCTGTTACCACAGAAGCTACTGAAGCAAACGAGAAGATTTATCAGAAGTATATTGATAAACTCGGTAATGGCTGGAAATTGCAGAAATTCCCACTGAGCGGAGAATTCTATGCTGTACGTGAAGTACCTGTTTATGAACGTGTCTTTGAGTTCTATGCTAATTTGATTCAAATTGACCATCCAAATGTTATCCAAGATGAGGAGAATCCAAACCTAGAGCGTTATATCCGGTTTGAAAATGATCCTTCTGTTGGCTGGTCTCTTGTGGGTTCTGGTACTAAGCATAAATATTTGCTTTACTTTAATGGTCAGTTTCCATTTGTCCACCAGAACTTTATTACCTTTAATTTAGGTAATTCTTATCCAACCTATGCCAATATCCCTGTTCTGCAGGTTATTACGCAGGGACAAGGACAAACTAAGTCTTCCGAAGTTCAATTCCCAACAGGCAAAAAGACATCGTCTGTTAACATTTACTCTCGTACCTATAAGACGCCAAGCAAAGCCGATTCACAGGATATTGCTAAGTTTGGTAAGGGAGATGCTTATACGGCGACTCAAAGCAACTATCAAAATCCATCCATGATTACCAGCTCAACCATTATTGGTTTGATTGGTGTGGCTCTGTCTTATCTGATTGCTATTCCACTCGGATCCTACATGGCTCGACTTAAGAATACATGGTTTGATAGCATTTCTACAGCGGGCTTGACCTTTATGATGTCACTGCCAACCATCGCCTTGGTCTACATTGTCCGTTTGGCTGGGTCTGCTGTTGGTCTTCCAGACTCCTTCCCAATCTTGGGAGCGGGAGATTGGCGTTCTTATGTCCTTCCAGCTGTTATTCTAGGGCTTTTGAGTGCTCCTTGGACAGCTGTTTGGATTCGCCGGTATATGATTGACTTGCAGTCTCAGGACTTTGTCCGCTTTGCGCGTGCGAAGGGACTCTCTGAAAAAGAAATTTCTAACAAGCACATCTTTAAAAACGCTATGGTGCCGCTGGTATCTAGTATCCCAGCTTCTATCGTTGGTGTTATTGCAGGTGCGACTCTGACAGAAACTGTCTTTGCTTTCCCTGGTATGGGTAAGATGCTGATTGATTCTGTTAAGGCATCCAATAACTCTATGGTTGTTGGTCTTGTATTCATCTTCACATGTCTGTCTATCTTTGCTCTCTTGCTGGGTGACATTCTGATGACCGTACTGGACCCACGTATTAAGTTAACATCAAAAGGAGGTAAATAA
- a CDS encoding peptide ABC transporter substrate-binding protein: protein MKTSKLAAAAGLVILSAGILAACSFGGSNSSGKNYSYVYTADPDTLDYTVSNKRATNEIMANVVDGLLESDKYGNLVPSLAEDWTVSKDGLTYTYKLREGVKWYTSDGEEYADVTAKDFVTSLKHAADSKSDGLYIVQKSIKGLDDYVNGKITDFSQVGVKAVDDSTVQYTLNQPESFWNSKTTMGILFPINEEFLKSKGDKFAQGTDPTSVLYNGPFILKSITSKSQISLEKNPNYWDKEKVKIDTVKFSYYDGQDTESLVRGFSDGNYTIARLFPNSSNFASVKKQYGDNIVYTPQGSGTFVVTTNIDRQSYEHTSKTTDAQKSSTKKALLNKDFRQALLFAFDRTAYSAQTNGEEAADKQLRNTFVPPTFVQANGKEFGSIVEENLASYGDEWKGVKLDDAQDGLYNPEKAKAEFAKAKEALQSEGVEFPIHLDIPVSSADTNGVKSVQSLKQSIEANLGSDNVVIDIQQMTDDELNNITYFATSASQEDWDLNNNLGWSPDYNDPSSYLEITGSKTGENVDSYFGFDPGTDNAAAKEAGFEEYDKLLEDAASENEDINKRYEKYAAAQAWLTDSALLMPAWSSGATPSVRKVVPFSGPFAWTGNKGEYSFKYVEIQDKPITTKDYEKAREKWAKEKEESNKKAQEELAEHIK from the coding sequence ATGAAAACATCTAAGTTAGCTGCAGCTGCTGGGCTTGTCATTCTCTCTGCAGGAATTCTGGCTGCCTGTTCGTTTGGTGGCTCCAATTCATCTGGGAAAAACTATAGCTATGTTTATACGGCAGATCCAGATACGCTGGATTACACTGTGTCCAATAAGCGGGCAACCAATGAGATTATGGCTAATGTAGTGGATGGTTTGCTGGAAAGCGATAAGTATGGTAACTTAGTGCCTTCTCTAGCAGAAGATTGGACCGTTTCAAAAGATGGTCTGACCTATACTTATAAGCTTCGTGAGGGAGTGAAATGGTATACTTCTGATGGTGAAGAGTATGCAGATGTGACTGCTAAGGACTTTGTGACCAGTCTGAAGCATGCTGCTGACAGCAAGTCTGATGGTCTCTATATCGTTCAAAAATCCATTAAAGGCTTGGACGACTATGTTAATGGTAAAATAACTGACTTCTCCCAAGTTGGTGTTAAGGCGGTGGATGATTCTACTGTTCAGTATACTTTGAATCAGCCAGAAAGTTTCTGGAATTCTAAGACAACCATGGGGATTCTTTTCCCGATAAATGAAGAATTTCTGAAATCAAAAGGTGACAAGTTTGCTCAGGGGACAGATCCAACTAGTGTCCTCTATAACGGTCCGTTTATCTTGAAATCCATCACTTCGAAATCTCAAATTAGTTTAGAGAAGAATCCAAACTATTGGGATAAGGAAAAGGTGAAAATTGATACTGTCAAATTCTCTTACTACGATGGGCAAGATACAGAATCGCTGGTGCGTGGCTTCTCTGACGGCAACTACACCATTGCTCGTCTTTTCCCAAATAGCTCCAACTTTGCCAGTGTGAAGAAACAGTATGGCGATAATATCGTCTACACTCCTCAAGGTTCAGGAACCTTCGTTGTCACAACTAATATCGACCGTCAGTCTTACGAGCATACTTCTAAGACAACGGATGCACAGAAATCGTCCACTAAGAAAGCACTGCTCAATAAAGATTTCCGTCAGGCTCTGCTTTTTGCCTTTGACCGTACTGCTTATTCTGCCCAAACCAATGGCGAAGAGGCAGCAGACAAGCAACTTCGTAATACCTTTGTTCCGCCAACCTTTGTTCAAGCTAATGGTAAAGAGTTCGGCAGCATTGTAGAAGAAAATCTGGCTAGCTATGGTGATGAGTGGAAGGGAGTCAAATTAGACGACGCTCAGGATGGTCTTTATAACCCAGAAAAAGCTAAGGCAGAATTTGCCAAAGCCAAAGAAGCGCTGCAGTCAGAAGGAGTGGAATTCCCAATTCATCTGGACATTCCGGTCAGCTCAGCAGATACCAATGGCGTTAAGAGTGTTCAGTCATTGAAGCAGTCTATCGAAGCTAATCTTGGCTCTGACAATGTGGTGATTGATATTCAGCAAATGACAGATGATGAGTTGAATAACATCACCTATTTTGCGACTTCTGCATCTCAAGAAGACTGGGATTTGAATAATAACCTCGGTTGGAGTCCAGATTATAACGATCCTTCTTCTTATCTGGAAATTACTGGCTCTAAGACTGGTGAGAATGTTGACAGCTACTTTGGATTTGACCCTGGAACGGATAATGCAGCAGCTAAAGAGGCTGGCTTTGAAGAGTATGATAAACTCTTGGAAGACGCTGCTTCAGAAAACGAGGATATTAACAAACGTTACGAAAAATATGCAGCAGCTCAGGCTTGGCTGACAGACAGTGCCCTGTTAATGCCGGCATGGTCATCTGGTGCAACACCAAGTGTCCGTAAGGTTGTTCCATTCTCAGGACCATTTGCTTGGACTGGAAACAAGGGCGAATACAGCTTTAAATATGTTGAAATCCAAGATAAACCAATAACGACTAAAGATTATGAAAAAGCGCGTGAAAAATGGGCAAAAGAAAAGGAAGAATCCAATAAAAAAGCTCAAGAAGAACTCGCGGAACATATCAAATAA
- the sufB gene encoding Fe-S cluster assembly protein SufB: MSEERVEPKPIDLGEYKFGFHDDVEPVLSTGKGLNEAVIRELSAAKDEPEWMLDFRLKSYEAFKKMPMQTWGPDLSEINFDDLIYYQKASDKPARSWDEVPEKIKETFEKIGIPEAERAYLAGAAAQYESEVVYHNMKEEFQKLGIVFTDTDSALKEYPELFKQYFAKLVPPTDNKLAALNSAVWSGGTFIYVPKGVKVDVPLQTYFRINNENSGQFERTLIIVDEGASVHYVEGCTAPTYSSNSLHAAIVEIFALDGAYMRYTTIQNWSDNVYNLVTKRARAMKDATVEWIDGNLGAKTTMKYPSVYLDGPGARGTMLSIAFANTNQHQDTGAKMIHNAPHTSSSIVSKSIAKGGGKVDYRGQVTFGKNSQKSVSHIECDTIIMDDISASDTIPFNEIHNSQVALEHEAKVSKISEEQLYYLMSRGLSESEATEMIVMGFVEPFTKELPMEYAVELNRLISYEMEGSVG; encoded by the coding sequence ATGTCAGAAGAAAGAGTAGAACCAAAACCGATTGATCTCGGTGAGTACAAGTTTGGTTTCCATGACGATGTTGAACCTGTTCTCTCGACAGGGAAAGGGCTGAATGAAGCGGTCATTCGTGAGCTTTCTGCAGCCAAGGATGAACCAGAATGGATGCTGGATTTCCGCCTCAAATCCTACGAGGCTTTCAAGAAGATGCCGATGCAGACTTGGGGGCCGGATTTGTCAGAAATTAATTTTGATGACTTGATTTATTACCAAAAGGCCTCTGATAAGCCTGCTAGAAGCTGGGATGAAGTGCCTGAGAAGATCAAGGAAACTTTTGAGAAGATTGGAATCCCAGAAGCGGAGCGAGCCTACCTCGCTGGTGCGGCGGCCCAGTATGAGTCTGAAGTGGTTTATCACAATATGAAGGAAGAGTTCCAAAAGCTAGGAATTGTCTTTACGGATACCGACTCAGCTCTTAAGGAATACCCAGAGCTCTTCAAGCAGTATTTTGCTAAATTGGTCCCTCCAACAGATAACAAGCTAGCAGCTCTCAACTCCGCCGTCTGGTCAGGTGGTACCTTCATCTATGTGCCAAAAGGGGTTAAGGTAGATGTTCCCTTGCAGACTTATTTTCGGATTAACAATGAAAATTCGGGTCAGTTTGAGCGGACTTTGATTATCGTTGATGAGGGCGCTAGCGTCCATTATGTTGAAGGATGTACAGCTCCGACTTATTCCAGCAATAGCTTGCATGCTGCGATTGTTGAAATTTTTGCCCTTGATGGGGCCTATATGCGCTACACCACTATTCAAAACTGGTCCGACAATGTCTACAACCTCGTGACCAAGCGGGCGAGGGCTATGAAAGATGCGACGGTTGAGTGGATTGACGGGAACCTTGGTGCAAAAACAACTATGAAGTATCCGTCTGTCTATTTGGACGGACCTGGAGCGCGTGGAACCATGCTTTCTATTGCCTTTGCCAATACCAATCAGCACCAAGATACAGGTGCTAAGATGATTCACAATGCTCCGCATACCAGCTCTTCTATCGTGTCTAAGTCCATTGCTAAGGGCGGAGGTAAAGTGGACTACCGCGGTCAAGTGACCTTTGGAAAGAATTCACAGAAGTCTGTTAGCCATATTGAGTGTGATACGATTATCATGGATGATATTTCTGCATCAGATACCATTCCCTTTAATGAAATTCATAACTCTCAAGTAGCTCTGGAGCATGAGGCCAAGGTTTCTAAGATTTCTGAAGAGCAGCTCTACTATCTCATGAGTCGTGGCTTGTCCGAATCTGAAGCCACCGAAATGATTGTCATGGGCTTTGTCGAGCCATTCACCAAAGAATTACCTATGGAATACGCTGTTGAGCTTAACCGCCTTATCAGCTATGAAATGGAAGGATCAGTTGGTTAA
- the sufU gene encoding Fe-S cluster assembly sulfur transfer protein SufU — protein MALSKLDSLYKAVVTDHSAHPHHHGKLEDVEQVVLNNPTCGDVISLSVKFNAEDMIEDIAFVNSGCTISTASASMMTDAVLGKTKEQALELAEVFSQMVQGQEDSRQKELGDGAFLAGVAKFPQRIKCATLGWNALKRAIEEDKK, from the coding sequence ATGGCACTTTCTAAGTTAGACAGTCTTTACAAGGCGGTTGTGACTGACCACTCGGCTCACCCCCATCATCATGGGAAACTGGAAGATGTGGAGCAGGTAGTTCTCAATAACCCGACCTGTGGTGATGTCATCAGCCTGTCTGTGAAGTTTAATGCGGAAGATATGATTGAGGATATTGCCTTTGTGAATTCCGGCTGCACCATCTCAACGGCTTCGGCCAGCATGATGACGGATGCGGTTCTGGGCAAGACAAAAGAGCAGGCGCTGGAATTAGCAGAAGTTTTCTCGCAGATGGTTCAGGGCCAAGAAGACAGTCGCCAGAAAGAATTGGGAGATGGAGCCTTTTTAGCAGGCGTTGCCAAATTCCCGCAGCGGATTAAGTGTGCGACCTTGGGTTGGAATGCCCTCAAGCGAGCAATTGAAGAAGATAAAAAGTAA
- a CDS encoding cysteine desulfurase — translation MTGFNAEAIKQDFPILDQIVNDEPLVYLDNAATTQKPKQVLAAIENYYLRDNANVHRGVHTLAERATAAYEAARERVCSFINAASSREVLFTRGTTTGLNWVAQFATERLQPGDEVLISIMEHHSNIIPWQEACRKTGAKLVYVYLKDGALDMEDFRAKLNERTKFVSLAHASNVLGVINPIKEIAQLVHQRGALLVVDGAQSIPHMKIDVQDLDVDFFAFSGHKMAGPTGIGVLYGKEELLEQMSPVEFGGEMIDFVYEQEATWKELPWKFEAGTPNMAGAIGLAAAIDYLEDLGMDAIAQHEQDLIAYVFPKLQAVEGLTIYGSQDLAQRSGVIAFNLEGLHPHDVATALDYEGVAVRAGHHCAQPLLAYLQVPATVRASFYIYNTYADCDKLVDALEKTKEFFNGTF, via the coding sequence ATGACTGGATTTAATGCAGAAGCAATCAAGCAAGATTTTCCCATTTTGGACCAAATTGTCAATGATGAGCCTTTGGTTTATTTGGACAATGCGGCGACAACCCAGAAACCCAAGCAGGTGCTGGCAGCTATTGAAAACTACTATCTTAGAGACAATGCCAATGTCCACCGCGGTGTGCATACGCTAGCCGAGCGGGCGACAGCAGCCTATGAAGCAGCCAGGGAAAGAGTTTGTTCTTTTATCAATGCGGCTTCTAGTAGAGAAGTCCTCTTTACGCGAGGAACCACGACGGGACTTAACTGGGTGGCTCAGTTTGCGACTGAAAGGTTGCAGCCTGGTGATGAAGTGCTGATTTCTATCATGGAGCACCATTCCAATATCATTCCTTGGCAGGAAGCTTGTAGGAAGACTGGAGCCAAGTTGGTCTATGTCTATCTCAAAGACGGTGCTCTGGATATGGAAGATTTCCGTGCCAAGCTCAATGAGCGAACCAAGTTTGTCTCTCTGGCTCATGCTTCTAACGTCCTTGGAGTTATCAATCCCATCAAGGAGATTGCCCAACTTGTTCATCAGCGAGGAGCACTTTTGGTGGTGGATGGAGCTCAATCCATTCCGCACATGAAGATTGATGTGCAGGATTTGGATGTGGACTTCTTCGCCTTTTCGGGGCATAAGATGGCAGGCCCGACTGGTATCGGAGTTCTCTATGGCAAGGAAGAGCTGCTAGAGCAGATGTCGCCTGTCGAATTCGGTGGCGAAATGATTGATTTCGTCTATGAACAGGAAGCGACCTGGAAGGAATTGCCTTGGAAGTTTGAGGCTGGAACGCCGAATATGGCAGGAGCAATCGGTCTTGCGGCGGCCATTGATTATTTGGAAGACTTGGGTATGGATGCCATTGCCCAGCATGAGCAGGACCTGATTGCCTACGTATTTCCTAAGCTGCAGGCAGTGGAAGGTTTGACCATTTATGGCTCTCAGGATTTGGCCCAGCGCTCAGGCGTGATTGCCTTTAATCTGGAGGGGCTTCATCCGCATGATGTCGCGACGGCTCTGGACTACGAAGGAGTGGCTGTTCGGGCAGGGCACCATTGTGCCCAGCCTCTGCTCGCCTATCTGCAGGTGCCAGCGACTGTGCGAGCCAGCTTTTATATCTACAATACCTATGCGGATTGCGACAAGCTGGTAGATGCTTTAGAAAAGACAAAGGAGTTTTTCAATGGCACTTTCTAA
- a CDS encoding peptide ABC transporter substrate-binding protein, protein MKKSKWLAITGLTVVSTLILAACGSSSASNTYSYVYIADPDTLDYVNSNRGTTSDVASNLVDGLLENDKYGNLVPSIAEDWTVSKDGLTYTYKLRKDAKWYTSDGEEYSEVKAQDFVTGLKHAADEKSEALPIVQSSIKGLDAYVKGESNDFSTVGVKAVDDHTVEYTLNQPESYWNSKTTMGILFPINKEFLESKGKDFGTVKPSSILYNGPYILKAFTSKSVIEYAKNQNYWDKDNVKVENIKLTYYDGSDQESLIRNFSDGAYSQARLYPTSSNYASVEKQYKDNIIYTPQNSTSYFFSFNLNRKAYNHSSKTTDAQKTSTTAAIQNKDFRQAINFAFDRTSFGAQMNGKDGATKLIRSLLVPPSFVQVDGKDFSDVVESKLPTYGDEWSGVKLTDAQDTIYNADKAKAEFAKAKEALQAEGVEFPIHIDVPVDQTDKVLVQRTNSFKQSVEAALGQENVVIDVQQMSTDDYDNSAYFAETAAQKDYDLNMSGWSADYQDPSTYLNIFNPETGDILDNIGLEKGKNQDIVNKVGLNEYKELLDEADKEKQDTDARYTKYAAAQAWLTDSSIVIPSVSAGGSPVVQKVVPFTKSYSYVGIKGDTYVFKNMELKNDIVTVKDYEAALKKWEKEKEASNKKAQEELEKHIK, encoded by the coding sequence ATGAAAAAATCTAAATGGTTGGCCATTACTGGACTGACAGTCGTGTCAACACTGATTTTAGCCGCTTGTGGAAGCTCTAGCGCCAGCAATACTTACTCTTATGTTTATATTGCTGACCCTGATACCTTGGACTATGTAAACTCCAATCGGGGAACGACTTCTGATGTGGCTTCAAATCTGGTCGATGGACTTTTGGAAAATGACAAGTATGGCAATCTGGTTCCATCTATTGCGGAAGACTGGACTGTTTCAAAGGACGGTCTGACCTATACCTATAAGCTTCGCAAAGATGCTAAATGGTATACATCAGACGGTGAGGAATACTCAGAGGTTAAAGCTCAAGACTTTGTCACTGGTTTGAAGCATGCGGCAGATGAAAAATCAGAAGCTCTTCCAATCGTCCAAAGCTCTATCAAAGGCTTGGATGCCTATGTCAAGGGTGAGTCAAATGACTTTTCAACGGTTGGCGTCAAGGCTGTCGATGACCATACTGTCGAGTACACTCTTAACCAGCCAGAAAGTTATTGGAATTCCAAGACGACTATGGGGATTCTCTTTCCGATTAACAAAGAATTCTTGGAATCAAAAGGAAAAGATTTTGGTACTGTAAAACCTTCTTCCATTCTTTATAATGGACCTTATATTCTGAAGGCTTTCACTTCTAAGTCTGTCATTGAATATGCTAAAAACCAGAACTACTGGGATAAGGACAATGTCAAGGTTGAAAATATAAAACTGACTTACTATGATGGTTCAGACCAGGAATCCTTGATTCGCAACTTCTCAGACGGTGCCTATTCTCAAGCGCGGCTTTATCCGACAAGTTCTAACTACGCTTCTGTAGAAAAGCAATACAAAGACAATATTATCTACACACCACAGAACTCAACCAGCTATTTCTTTAGCTTCAATCTGAATCGTAAGGCTTATAATCATTCGTCTAAGACCACAGATGCTCAGAAGACATCGACTACAGCGGCTATTCAAAACAAGGATTTCCGTCAGGCGATTAACTTTGCCTTTGACCGGACATCTTTTGGAGCTCAGATGAATGGTAAAGATGGAGCGACTAAACTTATCCGTAGCTTGCTTGTTCCTCCTAGCTTCGTGCAGGTTGATGGCAAAGACTTTTCAGATGTTGTAGAGAGCAAACTTCCTACATACGGCGATGAGTGGAGCGGTGTCAAGTTGACAGATGCCCAAGATACCATCTACAATGCTGACAAGGCCAAGGCAGAGTTTGCTAAGGCTAAGGAAGCCTTGCAAGCAGAAGGCGTTGAATTCCCTATCCATATTGATGTTCCTGTGGATCAGACTGACAAAGTCTTAGTACAGCGGACCAACTCTTTCAAACAGTCTGTTGAAGCAGCGCTTGGTCAAGAAAATGTCGTTATTGATGTTCAGCAAATGTCCACAGATGACTACGATAATTCAGCCTACTTTGCAGAAACAGCAGCTCAGAAAGACTACGACCTCAACATGTCTGGCTGGTCAGCAGACTACCAAGATCCATCAACTTATCTGAATATTTTCAACCCAGAAACTGGTGATATTCTGGATAATATAGGATTAGAAAAAGGGAAAAATCAAGATATCGTCAATAAAGTCGGCTTGAACGAATACAAAGAGTTATTGGATGAGGCGGATAAGGAAAAACAAGATACCGACGCTCGTTATACTAAATACGCAGCAGCTCAAGCTTGGCTGACAGATAGCTCCATTGTTATTCCTAGTGTTTCTGCGGGTGGTTCACCAGTCGTTCAGAAGGTTGTTCCATTTACCAAGTCTTACTCTTATGTCGGAATCAAAGGGGATACTTATGTCTTTAAGAACATGGAGCTCAAAAATGATATTGTGACAGTTAAAGACTACGAAGCAGCTCTTAAGAAATGGGAAAAAGAAAAGGAAGCATCCAATAAAAAAGCCCAAGAAGAGCTAGAAAAACATATCAAATAA
- the oppC gene encoding oligopeptide ABC transporter permease OppC: MATIDKSKFQFVKRDDFASETIDAPAYSYWKSVMRQFLKKKSTITMLGILIAIILMSFIYPMFSNFDFNDVSKVNDFSMRYIKPSSQYWFGTDSNGKSLFDGVWFGARNSILISIIATVINLAIGVIIGGIWGISKTVDRVMMEIYNIISNIPALLIVIVLTYSIGAGFWNLIFAMTITGWVGIAYTIRVQIMRYRDLEYNLASRTLGTPTLKIVTKNIMPQLVSVIVTTTSQMLPSFISYEAFLSFFGLGLPVTVPSLGRLISDYSQNVTTNAYLFWIPLTTLILVSLTFFVVGQNLADASDPRTHR; encoded by the coding sequence ATGGCTACAATTGATAAAAGCAAATTCCAATTTGTCAAACGTGACGATTTTGCCTCTGAAACGATTGATGCTCCAGCCTATTCTTACTGGAAATCAGTCATGCGTCAATTTCTGAAAAAGAAATCAACCATTACCATGCTGGGGATTCTGATTGCCATTATTCTCATGAGCTTCATTTATCCTATGTTTTCAAACTTCGACTTTAATGACGTGAGCAAGGTAAACGACTTTAGCATGCGTTACATCAAACCAAGTTCTCAATACTGGTTTGGAACGGATAGTAATGGTAAGTCTCTCTTTGATGGTGTTTGGTTTGGTGCTCGTAACTCTATTCTTATTTCGATTATTGCGACGGTTATTAATCTGGCCATCGGAGTCATCATCGGCGGTATCTGGGGAATTTCCAAAACAGTTGACCGTGTCATGATGGAAATCTACAATATCATTTCAAATATCCCAGCCCTCTTGATTGTCATTGTCTTGACCTACTCTATCGGTGCTGGTTTCTGGAATCTTATTTTTGCCATGACGATTACTGGTTGGGTCGGTATTGCCTACACTATCCGTGTGCAGATTATGCGCTATCGGGATTTGGAATACAACCTTGCCTCTCGTACCCTTGGTACACCGACTCTAAAGATTGTTACGAAGAATATTATGCCGCAGTTGGTATCTGTTATCGTGACTACCACTTCACAGATGTTGCCAAGCTTTATCTCTTACGAAGCCTTTCTGTCCTTCTTTGGATTAGGTCTTCCTGTAACAGTGCCAAGTTTGGGACGCCTGATTTCAGATTATTCTCAAAATGTGACGACGAATGCCTACCTCTTTTGGATTCCACTCACAACTCTGATTTTGGTATCTCTTACCTTCTTCGTAGTTGGTCAAAACTTAGCCGACGCCAGCGATCCACGTACACATAGATAG
- the pbp3 gene encoding D-alanyl-D-alanine carboxypeptidase PBP3, whose product MKRLFLCLLVLVGMTASKVAADDFNIAAKSAMAVDATSGKILYEKDANTPIEVGSITNLLTVYLVYEAIDRGNLTADTYVDISDYAYNLTSNPNISNVPLEAKRYKVKDLIAASLMSSSNSATIALAEKVGGSEENFVQMMKAKLKEWGITDATIVNSTGLNTLLLEYATEETEYSASASTSKKSKDTENKFSAYDLAVISRHLIMDFPQVTEITSKSTAKIAGTSLENYNFMLENQSNFRSGVDGLKAGSSDKGGSSFVATTTENGIRMITVVLDVEQTDGDPYARFVATASLMNYVSQNFTQTTIVAEGEAYNKSHSTVIDGKQKTVPAVASKDFTIIERIANQAEHKVEFSTNEKGFQAPLKKNTELGTLTYTDPEPIGQGYLENKAPSVTMVAGQEVEKSIFFKVWWNDFVRYVNEKL is encoded by the coding sequence ATGAAACGATTATTCCTATGTCTACTAGTTTTGGTCGGAATGACCGCCAGCAAGGTTGCAGCAGATGATTTCAACATTGCCGCTAAGAGTGCAATGGCTGTGGACGCTACTTCTGGAAAGATTCTCTACGAAAAAGATGCTAATACTCCTATCGAAGTCGGCTCCATCACCAATCTTTTGACCGTCTATCTGGTCTATGAAGCCATTGACAGAGGAAACCTGACTGCAGATACTTATGTTGATATTTCAGACTATGCTTACAATCTGACATCTAATCCAAATATCAGCAATGTCCCTTTGGAAGCCAAACGTTACAAAGTCAAGGACTTGATTGCCGCCTCCTTGATGTCCAGCTCCAACAGTGCCACGATTGCCTTGGCTGAAAAGGTTGGGGGCAGCGAAGAAAATTTCGTCCAAATGATGAAGGCCAAGCTTAAAGAATGGGGAATCACAGATGCTACTATTGTGAACTCCACAGGGCTGAATACTCTTCTTCTAGAATACGCAACTGAAGAAACAGAGTATAGCGCCTCAGCTAGCACATCTAAAAAAAGCAAGGACACTGAAAACAAATTCAGCGCCTACGACTTAGCTGTTATCAGCCGGCATCTGATTATGGACTTCCCTCAAGTGACAGAGATCACTTCCAAGTCCACAGCCAAAATCGCAGGGACGAGTCTTGAAAACTATAACTTCATGCTGGAAAACCAGTCCAACTTCCGCTCAGGTGTAGACGGACTCAAAGCCGGCAGTTCGGATAAGGGAGGCTCTTCCTTTGTTGCGACGACTACTGAGAATGGCATCCGTATGATTACTGTTGTGCTGGACGTTGAGCAAACCGACGGCGACCCCTACGCACGCTTTGTAGCCACAGCGTCTTTAATGAACTATGTTTCGCAAAACTTCACCCAGACGACTATTGTGGCTGAGGGGGAAGCCTACAATAAAAGCCATTCAACCGTTATTGACGGCAAGCAAAAGACCGTTCCAGCCGTTGCCAGCAAGGATTTCACCATCATTGAGCGCATCGCCAATCAGGCTGAGCACAAGGTGGAATTTTCTACCAACGAAAAAGGCTTTCAAGCTCCGCTGAAAAAAAATACTGAACTCGGAACCTTGACCTATACCGACCCTGAACCGATCGGCCAAGGCTATCTGGAAAACAAAGCACCTTCTGTCACAATGGTGGCAGGCCAAGAGGTGGAAAAAAGTATTTTCTTCAAGGTCTGGTGGAATGACTTCGTCCGCTATGTCAACGAGAAATTATAA